GCGGCGTCTGCAAGCCAAAACACCGTGAAAACGGCGCCAGGCAACCGCAGGCAGCTATCAAAATCGCAGTAATGCCCGGCTGGCGGACTTACTTGTCGCGCACACCCAGGCGGTCGAACAGGCCGCCGCTGGGCCCTTGCAGCCCCTGGCCCGCGCCGCCTGCGGTCTGCACCGCCGCCAGAAAGTGCGCCATGGCCTCGGAGGCGCGGCTGCGCTCTTCGCCGCTGCGCACGGTCTCGTCGATGCTGGCGCCGCCCGCCAGATACAGGCGCAGCCAGCTGCGCGGCGCGTGGGCCAGGCGATCGATCAGGCGCAGGGGCACGTCAAAGCGGCTGTCCTGCCCGGCCTGCGCTCCGTCCTGCGCGTCGCCGCTGCGCACGCGCAGGCGCACCACCTCGGAGTTGCCGATGTGCACGTCGATCCCGGTGACGGCCGGCTGCGGCGGCGGCAGGCTCACCACCAGTTGCGCCTGGCCGGGCTTGGCACCGCTCCAGGAGGCGGCCAGGCTGGGGCAGCGCGGCCCGCCGCTGCAGACCAGCCGCTCGGGCGCCACGCTCACGGCCTTGTCGCCCTCCTGCGTCACGGTGCTCGATACATGCGGCAGCAGCGCGTTGCTGCTGCTGGCGCAGCCGGTCAGCACCAGCAGCGCGGCGGCAAGGGAAAGCAGGGAAAGACGCATCTTGGAAACCTTTTTGTCTGGCAAAGAAGAGGCCGCTGTGGCGTGTGCAGCGGCGGCCCGGCGCTCACTGCAGGGCCTGCTCCAGGGCCCGGACCAGCGCTTGTTCATCGTATGGCTTTTGCAGATAGACCGGCTCGCGCCCTGCTGCGCCCTCGCCGGGCGCGCCCGGCGTGGGGTCGTAGCCCGAGGCGAAGACGACGCGCAGGTCGGCGAAGTGCCGCTGCGCCTCGGCCGCCAGCTCGGTGCCCGGGCGCCCAGGCAGGCTGATATCGGTCACCAGCACGTCCACCGGATGCGCGTGCAGCAGGCGCAGCGCCTGGGCAGCGTCGCCCGCCGTCAGCACCGAATGCCCCAGGTCGCCCAGGATGTCGGCGGTGAGCGTGCGGATCATCTCCTCGTCCTCGACCAGCAGCACACGCAGGCCGGACGGGCGCGGGCTGGCCGCGGGCGCCGACGGCGCCGCCGCGGGGGCCAGGGGTGCGGGCGCGGGCTGCTGCGCCGCGGCCTGCACCAGCGCCTGCACCTGCTGCTGGCCGCGCAGCACGTGGCGCACCTTGCGCGCCAGTTCTTCGCGCGTGTAGGGCTTGCTGAGCAGCTCCACGCCGGCGTCCAGCCGCCCGCCATGCACGATGGCGTTTTGCGTGTAGCCCGAGGTGAACAGCACCGCGATGCCCGGCAGTCGCTCGCGCGCCTTGCGCGCCAGCTCCGGGCTGCGCAAGGTGCCGGGCATGACCACGTCGGTGAACAGCAGGTCGATGGGCATGCCGCTCTCGACGATCACCAGGGCGCTGTCGGCATCCTTGGCCTTGAGCACGCGGTACCCCAAGTCGGCCAGCATCTCGACCACGGTGGCGCGCACGCCCTCGTCGTCCTCCACGACCAGCACCGTCTCGGTGCCGCCCACCGCGGGGCCGGTGCGGGTGTCGGTGGCGATGTCCTCCTGCTGGTGGGCGCGCGGCAGATAGATGCGCACCGTGGTGCCGTGGCCAGCCTCGCTGTAGAGCTTGACGTGCCCGCCCGACTGCTTGACGAAGCCATACACCATGGACAGGCCCAGTCCGGTGCCCTGCCCTTCGGGCTTGGTCGTGAAAAAGGGCTCGAAGACGTGCTCGAGCACGTCCGCGGGAATGCCCGAGCCGGTGTCGGTCACGGCCAGCACGACGTACTGCCCGGGCGTCACGTCGGTGTGGCGCAAGGTGTAGCCGTCGTCCAGCAGGGCGTTGCCGGCCTCGATGGTCAGCTTGCCCTGGCCCTTCATGGCATCGCGGGCGTTGATGGCGAGGTTGAGCAGCGCGTTTTCGACCTGCGCCGTATCGACGAAGGCATTCCACAGCCCGCCGGCGACCACGGTCTCGATCTCGATGCTCTCGCCCAGGGCGCGGCGGAACATGTCATCCATGTCGCGGATCAGCCGGCCCAGGTTGACGACCCTGGGCGCCAGCGGCTGGCGCCGCCCGAAGGCCAGCAGCTGCGAGGCCAGCTTGGAGCCGCGTGCCACGCCGCCGAGCGCGTTGCGCAGGCGCAGCTCGGCGCGCTCGTGCCCGGCCAGGTCCTTTTGCAGCAGCTGCAGGTTGCCGCCGATGACCTGCAGCAGGTTGTTGAAGTCGTGCGCCACGCCGCCCGTCAACTTGCCCACGGCCTCCATCTTCTGCGCCTGGCGCAGCTGGTCTTCGGCATGGCGCAGGGCCTCGGCCTGGCTCTTGGCGGCTGTCACGTCGCGCGCGGTGCAGTACAGCAGCCCGCTCTCGGGCACGGCCGTCCAGGACAGCCAGCGGTAGGAGCCGTCGCGCGCGCGAAAGCGGTTTTCAAAGTCGATGGTCGTGGCGCCGTCGGCCAGCCGCGCCACTTCGGTGCGCGTCCTGGCGCAGTCCTGAGGGTGCTCCAGCCACTCGGAGGTCTTGCCGACGATCTCGTCCTCGCGCCAGCCCAGCACCTGGGTCCAGGCCGGGTTGACGCTTTGCCACACGCCGTGGGTGTCGGCCACGCCGAGCAAGTCGCTGCCCAGGCGCCAGATGCGGTCGCGCTCCTGCGTGCGCGCCTCCACGCGCTGCTCCAGCGTCGCGTTCAGCTCGCGCAGGGCCTGCTCTGCCTGCTTGCGCTGGGTGATGTCGCTCACCGTGCCGAACCACTCGACGATCTCATCGCTGGCGTCCAACAGCGGCACCGCCCGCGAGCACGCCCACCCCAGCGTGCCGTCGCTGCGGCGCACGCGGTGCTCCAGCTCGAACGGGCGCTTGCTGCGGATGGCCTGCCCGATGACGGCCAGGATCTTCTCCCGCTCGGCCGGGTCGCCGTACTCCTGCAGCCAGCGGTGGGTGGGCTGGGCCGCATCGGCAAGAAAGTCGCGGCCCACCAGCTGGCGCAGCTCGCTCCAGTCCGGGCTCATGCGGTAGATGGCGTCCGAGCTGGCACTGACCAGGGCGCGAAAGCGCCGCTCGCTGGCTTCCAGCTCGGCCGTGGCCTCGCGCCGCAGCCGCGCCAGCTTCAGGTTGGCCTCCACCCGCGCCAGCAGCTCGCGCGGGGAGAACGGCTTGACGAGATAGTCGTCGGCGCCTGCCTGCAGCCCTTCGACGCTGGCCTCTTCGCCGGCGCGCGCCGACAGCGCGATCACCGGCAGACCCTGCAGTGCCGGGTCGCTGCGAATGGCGCGCATCAGGCCAAAGCCATCCAGGCGCGGCATCATGATGTCGGTCAGCACCAGGTCGGGCCGGCGCGCATGGATGGCCTCCAGCGCCGCCTGGCCGTCGGCCACGGCCTGTACGTGGTGGCGCCCGGACAGCAGCCGGCGCACGTAGTCGCGCATGTCGGCGTTGTCATCGGCCAGCAGGATGTGCGCAGGCTGGCAGGCCAGCGCATCGCCCGGCAGATCGGCCGCGATGTCTTGCAGGGCGCTGCTCTGCGGCTCGGCCCCGGGCAGCCAGCGCAGCGCCTCATCCACATACATCTGCGCGCGGCCGGCGCTGGAGGCCAGCGCGCGCTCTTCGCGCACATGCTCGGCCGGCAGGTGCCGGCTGCCCAGCGGGAGGCTGACCGTGAACGTGGTGCCGCGCCCCTCCTCGCTGGCCACATCGATGGTGCCGCCGTGCAGCTTGACCAGCTCATGCACCAGCGCCAGGCCGATGCCGCTGCCTTCAAAGCTGCGCCCGCGCGCGCCGTCGATGCGGTGAAAGCGCTCGAACATGCGCGGCAGCTCCTGCGCGGGGATGCCCGTGCCGGTGTCGCGCACCGTGAGCGTGGCCACCCCCTGGCCCGCTGTCACGCTGACCGCGATCTCCCCTTCGAAGGTGAACTTGAAGGCGTTGGACAGCAGGTTGAGGACCACCTTTTCCCACATCTCCCGATCGACGAAGACCGGCTCGGGCAGCGCCGGGCACTGCACGATGAGCTGCAGCCCGGCCTTTTCAGTGGCCGAGCGGAAGTTGCTGGCCAGCTCGGCCGTGAGCGCAGCCAGGTCGGTGGGCTCGAAGTGCGCCCTGGCCCGGCCCGCCTCGATGCGCGAGAACTCCAGCAGCGTGTTGACCAGCTTGAGCAGGCGCAGGCCGTTGCGGTGGGCGATCTGCACGCGCTCGCGCTCGTCCTCGGGCAGGCGGTCGGCCTGCGCCATCGAGTCTTCCAGCGGGCCCAGCAGCAGGGTCAGCGGCGTGCGGAACTCGTGGCTGACGTTGGAAAAGAACAGCGTCTTGGCCTGGTCGATGGCGGCCAGCGCCTCGGCCCGCTTGCGCTCTTCCTCATAGACCTCGGCATTGGCTATGGCCGCTGCGATCTGGCCGGTCAGAAGCGTCACAAAGCCCTGGTAGTCCGGGTCGAACTGGCGAAACGGGCTCAGCCCGACGACCAGCGCCCCTGCCTGCCGGCCTTCGCCCGAATGCGCGATCGGCAGCACCACGGCGCGGGTGGGCGGCAGGTGCCAGGCGCCCGTGGGCAGGTCGGCAAACTGCGCCGGCAGGTCGTCGGCGATGCGCAGCTCTTGCGCCTGCAGCACCTCGGCCAGCGGCCAGGGGGACGGGCCGTCCAGCGCGATGGACGCTGGCGCAGCCGCGTGCCCCGCGGCGATGCCGGCCGCTGCTGCCAGCGTCATCGCCCCGCCTTGCGCGTCCGCCATGTACAGCAAGGCAAACGGCAGGTCGTGCCCGTTGGTTGCCAGCGCTGCAGCGCTGCGCTCGCACACCTGCTCGCGCGTGCGCGCGTCCACGATGCGCGAGGACAGCTCATGCAGCAGCGCCAGCTGACGCTCGGTGATCACGCGCCGCGTGTCATCGGTGTTGGCGCAGATGATGCCGCCCGGACTGCCGTCGTCGTCGGGAATCGGGCTGTAGGAGAAGGTGTAGTAGGTCTCCTCGGGGTAGCCGTTGCGCTCCATGATGAGCAGCTGCTCTTCGACATAGATGCCGCTCACGCCGCCCATCGCGGTTTCCAGCATGGGACCGATCTCGCTCCAGATCTCGCGCCACACCTGCGAGACCGGCCGCCCCAGCGCCCAGGGGTGGCGGGCGCCGATGATCGACTTGTAGGCGTCGTTGTAGAGGTAGGTCAGCTCCCTGCCCCAGCCGATCCAGATCGGCTGGCGCGACGTGAGCATGATGCCGACCGCCGTCTTCAGGCTCTGCGACCAGGCGTGCGCCGGCCCCAGCGGGGTGTCAGACCAGTCGCGCTCGCGCATCAGCGCGGCCAGTTCTCCGCCTGCGGACAGGCAGGCGGGAGCGGCGGCGTCCGGCTGGGAGTTTGCGTGCTTCACATCAGCGTCCACGGGAGTTCTGCGCCTTGAAAAAGCCTTGGAGGGACGGATTATTGCCCGCCGGCTCAGCCGAAGCAGCCTGCCCGGGCGCTACCGCAAAGTCAGCGTCTGCCGGCCGCATACCTGCCGGCACTTTGGCGTCAGCGCTGCCGGCGCGGCACACCCTTGAAGGCGATGCGCAGCCTGTTCAACCGCCGCGCCTGCAAGGGCGGGAACTCACTCCCACTCCATCATCAATAGGCCTCGCTAACCCGCATGGTTAAAGGGATCTGGCGGAGTCGGATGAGCTCTATACCGTCGCTTTTACCGTCAGTCAGTCCTTCGCAATGAAGCGCTGAGCAACGGCACGCTACGGGTACTTCTGAGCCCTCTCCAGCATACAGCCTTTGGCCATATTCATGTCTTTCAGGGCCCTGGAGCTTCTGCCCAGAACTCGGTGACACACGGACTCGTGCGGTCACACGATCAACACATCACGGTTTTGGACCAAGCCCCGCGAGCATCCTCACCGCTACCTACTTGACGGTTGATAGCTGCAACTTAGACTTTATTTCTACAGTTGTTGTATTATTGATTTATGGAAGAAGCCAACGCCGTCCGATCCCTCGCTGCGCTAGCGCAAGCATTGCGCCTGCGCCTGTTCCGCGCCCTGGTCGTCGCCGGCCCCGAGGGCCTGACCCCCGGAGCGCTGGCCGAGCAACTGGACGTGGCCGGCAACACGCTGTCGTTCCACCTCAAGGAACTGACGCATGCCGGCCTGGTGACGCAGGAGCGGCAGGGCCGCAACCTCATCTATCGGGCTTCGTTCACCACGATGAACGAGCTGCTGGGCTACCTCACCGAGAACTGCTGCGAGGGCGCAGCGTGCTCGACCACCGACGCGGCGGCGGATTGCCGTTGCTGAAAGGACCACGATGAAGCGCTTCCACGTTCACCTGCACGTCACCGATCTGGGCCAGAGCATCGCCTTCTATTCCAAGCTGTTCGCCGCCGAGCCCGCGCGCATCGAGGGCGACTATGCGAAGTGGATGCTGGAAGACCCGCGCCTGAACTTCGCCATCTCCACGCGCGGCGCTACGCCGGGCGTGGACCACCTAGGCTTTCAGGCGGACGAGGCCACCGAGCTGGTGAACCTCAAAGACCGGGCCGAGGCGGCCAACCTGGCGCTGCTCGATGAAGGCCAGACGACCTGCTGCTACGCCCGCAGTGACAAGCACTGGATCACGGACCCGCAGGGCGTGGCCTGGGAGCACTTCCAGACGCTGGGCAACGTGCCCGTGTTCGGCAAGCCAGGCCCGGCAAAGGCCGCTGCGGCGGCGTGCTGCGCCCCTGTGGCCGTACCGGCATCCGCATCGTGCTGCGGGCCTGCCAAGGCCTGCTGCTGATCCCTTTTCTCTTTCATCACGACTACCCCATGACCTCGACATCCAAGCCGCTGAACGTCCTGTTCCTCTGCACCCATAACTCGGCCCGCAGCATCCTGGCCGAAGCCTTGCTGAACGGCATGGCGGGCGACCGATTCCGCGGCTTCTCCGCTGGCAGCAGCCCGCGCGAGAACCAGCAGCCCAACCCGCTCGCGCTGGAAGCGCTGCAGCGCGTGGGCATTTCCACCGAAGGGCTGCGCAGCAAGAACTGGGACGAGTTCGCCAAGCCCGACGCACCGAACATGGACCTCATCATCACCGTGTGCGACAACGCGGCCGGCGAGATGTGCCCCGTCTGGCCAGGCCACCCCGCCACGGCGCATTGGGGCTACCCGGACCCGTCGGAAGTGGATAGCAGTCTTGAAGAGAAGCAGGCCGCGTTCCGCAAGACGCTGCACGCCATCCGGCAGCGCGTCGAGCTGTTCATCAACCTGCCCGCCGCAGCCATCGACAAGCTGACGATCCAGCAGTCCGCACGCGATCTGGCCAAGCGCTGATCCCTCGCGCGTCTGACCTCTCTCGCGGCCCAGCCGGGCCGCATCCCCGTTCTCCCTCATAGAAGGCCTCCGCCATGCTCGCGGCCATCCTGATTTTTCTGTTCACGCTCGTGCTGGTCATCTGGCAACCCCGGGGTCTGGGCATTGGCTGGAGCGCATCGTTCGGCGCTGTGCTGGCGCTGGTGTTCGGCGTGGTGCACCTGGCCGACATCGCCGTGGTGTGGGGCATCGTCTGGAACGCGACCGCCACATTCGTGGCCGTCATCATCATCAGCCTGCTGCTGGACGAAGCCGGCTTCTTCGAGTGGGCCGCGCTGCACGTGGCGCGCTGGGGCGGCGGGAACGGCCGCCGGTTGTTCGCCTTCATCGTGCTGCTGGGCGCGGCGGTGGCCGCGCTGTTCGCCAACGACGGCGCCGCACTGATCCTGACACCCATCGTCATGGCCATGCTGGTCGCGCTGGGCTTTTCGCCGGCCGCGACGCTGGCCTTCGTGATGGCAGCCGGCTTCATCGCCGACACGGCCAGCCTGCCGCTGGTCGTGTCCAACCTGGTCAACATCGTCTCGGCCGACTTCTTCGGCATCGGCTTCAACCAGTACGCGGCCGTGATGATGCCGGTCAACATCGCCGCCGTGCTGGCCAGCCTGCTGGTCCTGCTGCTGTACTTCGGCAGGAGCGTGCCGGCGCGCTACGATCTGGCGCAGCTCAAGGCGCCGGCCCAGGCCATCCGCGATCCGGCCACCTTCCGGGCCGGCTGGGTAGTGCTGGTCCTGCTGGTGGTCGGCTTCTTCGGCCTGGAGCCGCTGGGCGTGCCGGTCAGCGCGGTCGCGGCCGTGGCCGCCGTGGTGCTGCTGGCCGTCGCGGCCCGCGGCCACGTCATCAGCACGCGCAAGGTGCTGCACGGGGCGCCCTGGCAGATCGTGGTGTTCTCGCTGGGTATGTACCTGGTGGTCTACGGCCTGCGCAATGCCGGGCTGACCGACCGCATTGCCGGGCTGCTCGATGTGTTCGCGCAGGGCGGCATCTGGGGTGCAGCCATCGGCACAGGCGTGCTCACGGCCTTGCTGTCCTCGGTCATGAACAACATGCCCACGGTGCTCATCGGCGCACTGTCCATCGACGCATCGCAGGCAAGTGGTGTGGTGAAGGAAGCCATGATTTACGCCAACGTCATCGGCTGCGACCTCGGTCCCAAGATCACACCCATTGGCAGTCTGGCCACGCTACTCTGGCTGCACGTGCTCCAGAAGAAGGGGACCACCATCGCCTGGGGCTACTACTTCCGCGTGGGCATCGTGCTCACGCTGCCCGTGCTGCTGGTGACGCTGGCGGCTTTGGCGCTGCGCTTGTGCCTGGCCTGAGCGCGTCCACCGCCCAACAAGGAACCGACCATGCCCAACATCACGATCTACCACAACCCCGCCTGCGGCACGTCGCGCAACACGCTGGCGATGATCTGCAACAGCGGCGAGGAACCACAGGTCATCGAGTACCTGAAGACGCCGCCCGACCGGGCCACGCTGGAACGGCTCATCGCCGCCATGGGCATCACGCCGCGCGAGCTGCTGCGCAGGAAGGGCACGCCCTACGACGCGCTGGGCCTGGACAGCGCTTCATGGACCGATGCGCAGTTGATCGAGTTCATGCTGCAGGAACCTATCCTGATCAACCGGCCCATCGTCGTCACGCTGCTGGGCACGCGGCTGTGCCGGCCTTCCGAAGCCGTGCTGGATCTGCTGCCGCAACCGCAGCAAGGCGCCTTCACGAAGGAAGACGGCGAGGCCGTCATCGACGAGAAGGGAGCGCGCATTGCCAAGCCCTGAGCTGCCGAACATCGATGGCTCCAGCTTCCGCCGGCCCGACGTGGCGCGGCTGCTGCCGGCCGAGCGCGCGACCCATCCGCCGCGCATCCTGCTGCTCTACGGTTCAGTGCGTGAGCGCTCTTACAGCCGGCTCGTGACCGAGGAAGCGGCTCGGCTGCTGCAGGCCATGGGCGCCGAGCCGCGCATCTTCGATCCGCGCGGCCTGCCCCAGCCCGATGGCGCGCCCGAAGACCACCCCAAGGTGCAGGAGCTGCGCGAGCTGGCGCAGTGGTCGGAGGGCATGGTCTGGTGCTCGCCCGAGCGGCACGGGGCCATGACCGGCATCATGAAGTCGCAGATCGACTGGATTCCGCTGGCGGTCGGATCGGTGCGGCCCACACAGGGCAAGACGCTGGCCGTCATGGAGGTGTCGGGCGGCTCGCAATCCTTCAACGCAGTGAACCAACTGCGCGTGCTGGGCCGCTGGATGCGCATGCTGACCATCCCCAACCAGTCGTCGGTGGCCAAGGCCTTCGCCGAGTTTGAGGAAGACGGCCGCATGAAGCCCTCGCCTTACTACGAGCGCGTGGTGGACGTGATGGAGGAACTGGTGAAGTTCACGCTGCTGACGCGCGATTGCTCCGGCTACCTGGTGGACCGCTACAGCGAGCGGCGCGAGAGCGCCGAGGCGCTGTCCAAACGCGTCAACCTGCGCAGCATCTGACCGCCAGCATCAGGTGCAAGGCCGAACCACGACCACCGTGCTGCTGGGCGTGGCACAGACGCTGGCGTGGGCCTCGTCGTACTACCTGCCGGCCATCCTGGCCGACGCCATCGCCCGGGACGTGGGTACCTCCAGCTCGGCCGTGTTCGGGGCCTTCTCGGTGGCCTTGCTGATGTCTGCGGCCATCGGGCCGTTCGCCGGCCGCCTGATCGACCGGCGAGGCGGCCGGCCGGTGCTGATCGCCAGCAATGTGGTGTTCGCGGCCGGCCTGGCCGCACTCAGCCAGGCACAGCAGCCGCTGCACGTCCTCGCGGCCTGGGCCGTCATGGGTCTCGCGATGGGCAGCGGCCTCTACGAAGCCGCGTTTGCCACGGCAGTGCGGCTGCACGGCCAGCAGGCGCGGCGCACCATCACCGGCATCACGCTGTTCGCCGGCTTTGCCAGCACGGTTGGCTGGCCGCTGACGGCCTGGCTGGAGAGCACCATGGGGTGGCGTGGGGCCTGCCTCGTGTGGGCCGGTCTGCACCTGGTCATTGGCCTGCCGCTCAATGCCATGTTGCCGGCGGCCGAGCGCGCCGCGCACGCACCGAGCGATGCCATCGGCAAGCCCGAGCAGCAGGCGGCCCTGTCGCCGGACAAGCAGCGCGGCGCCGCCGTCCTGCTGGCCTTCGTCTTCGCCGTGGCCTGGTTC
The DNA window shown above is from Pulveribacter suum and carries:
- a CDS encoding response regulator is translated as MKHANSQPDAAAPACLSAGGELAALMRERDWSDTPLGPAHAWSQSLKTAVGIMLTSRQPIWIGWGRELTYLYNDAYKSIIGARHPWALGRPVSQVWREIWSEIGPMLETAMGGVSGIYVEEQLLIMERNGYPEETYYTFSYSPIPDDDGSPGGIICANTDDTRRVITERQLALLHELSSRIVDARTREQVCERSAAALATNGHDLPFALLYMADAQGGAMTLAAAAGIAAGHAAAPASIALDGPSPWPLAEVLQAQELRIADDLPAQFADLPTGAWHLPPTRAVVLPIAHSGEGRQAGALVVGLSPFRQFDPDYQGFVTLLTGQIAAAIANAEVYEEERKRAEALAAIDQAKTLFFSNVSHEFRTPLTLLLGPLEDSMAQADRLPEDERERVQIAHRNGLRLLKLVNTLLEFSRIEAGRARAHFEPTDLAALTAELASNFRSATEKAGLQLIVQCPALPEPVFVDREMWEKVVLNLLSNAFKFTFEGEIAVSVTAGQGVATLTVRDTGTGIPAQELPRMFERFHRIDGARGRSFEGSGIGLALVHELVKLHGGTIDVASEEGRGTTFTVSLPLGSRHLPAEHVREERALASSAGRAQMYVDEALRWLPGAEPQSSALQDIAADLPGDALACQPAHILLADDNADMRDYVRRLLSGRHHVQAVADGQAALEAIHARRPDLVLTDIMMPRLDGFGLMRAIRSDPALQGLPVIALSARAGEEASVEGLQAGADDYLVKPFSPRELLARVEANLKLARLRREATAELEASERRFRALVSASSDAIYRMSPDWSELRQLVGRDFLADAAQPTHRWLQEYGDPAEREKILAVIGQAIRSKRPFELEHRVRRSDGTLGWACSRAVPLLDASDEIVEWFGTVSDITQRKQAEQALRELNATLEQRVEARTQERDRIWRLGSDLLGVADTHGVWQSVNPAWTQVLGWREDEIVGKTSEWLEHPQDCARTRTEVARLADGATTIDFENRFRARDGSYRWLSWTAVPESGLLYCTARDVTAAKSQAEALRHAEDQLRQAQKMEAVGKLTGGVAHDFNNLLQVIGGNLQLLQKDLAGHERAELRLRNALGGVARGSKLASQLLAFGRRQPLAPRVVNLGRLIRDMDDMFRRALGESIEIETVVAGGLWNAFVDTAQVENALLNLAINARDAMKGQGKLTIEAGNALLDDGYTLRHTDVTPGQYVVLAVTDTGSGIPADVLEHVFEPFFTTKPEGQGTGLGLSMVYGFVKQSGGHVKLYSEAGHGTTVRIYLPRAHQQEDIATDTRTGPAVGGTETVLVVEDDEGVRATVVEMLADLGYRVLKAKDADSALVIVESGMPIDLLFTDVVMPGTLRSPELARKARERLPGIAVLFTSGYTQNAIVHGGRLDAGVELLSKPYTREELARKVRHVLRGQQQVQALVQAAAQQPAPAPLAPAAAPSAPAASPRPSGLRVLLVEDEEMIRTLTADILGDLGHSVLTAGDAAQALRLLHAHPVDVLVTDISLPGRPGTELAAEAQRHFADLRVVFASGYDPTPGAPGEGAAGREPVYLQKPYDEQALVRALEQALQ
- a CDS encoding ArsR/SmtB family transcription factor, with protein sequence MEEANAVRSLAALAQALRLRLFRALVVAGPEGLTPGALAEQLDVAGNTLSFHLKELTHAGLVTQERQGRNLIYRASFTTMNELLGYLTENCCEGAACSTTDAAADCRC
- a CDS encoding ArsI/CadI family heavy metal resistance metalloenzyme — its product is MKRFHVHLHVTDLGQSIAFYSKLFAAEPARIEGDYAKWMLEDPRLNFAISTRGATPGVDHLGFQADEATELVNLKDRAEAANLALLDEGQTTCCYARSDKHWITDPQGVAWEHFQTLGNVPVFGKPGPAKAAAAACCAPVAVPASASCCGPAKACC
- a CDS encoding arsenate reductase ArsC is translated as MTSTSKPLNVLFLCTHNSARSILAEALLNGMAGDRFRGFSAGSSPRENQQPNPLALEALQRVGISTEGLRSKNWDEFAKPDAPNMDLIITVCDNAAGEMCPVWPGHPATAHWGYPDPSEVDSSLEEKQAAFRKTLHAIRQRVELFINLPAAAIDKLTIQQSARDLAKR
- a CDS encoding arsenic transporter gives rise to the protein MLAAILIFLFTLVLVIWQPRGLGIGWSASFGAVLALVFGVVHLADIAVVWGIVWNATATFVAVIIISLLLDEAGFFEWAALHVARWGGGNGRRLFAFIVLLGAAVAALFANDGAALILTPIVMAMLVALGFSPAATLAFVMAAGFIADTASLPLVVSNLVNIVSADFFGIGFNQYAAVMMPVNIAAVLASLLVLLLYFGRSVPARYDLAQLKAPAQAIRDPATFRAGWVVLVLLVVGFFGLEPLGVPVSAVAAVAAVVLLAVAARGHVISTRKVLHGAPWQIVVFSLGMYLVVYGLRNAGLTDRIAGLLDVFAQGGIWGAAIGTGVLTALLSSVMNNMPTVLIGALSIDASQASGVVKEAMIYANVIGCDLGPKITPIGSLATLLWLHVLQKKGTTIAWGYYFRVGIVLTLPVLLVTLAALALRLCLA
- the arsC gene encoding arsenate reductase (glutaredoxin) (This arsenate reductase requires both glutathione and glutaredoxin to convert arsenate to arsenite, after which the efflux transporter formed by ArsA and ArsB can extrude the arsenite from the cell, providing resistance.); translation: MPNITIYHNPACGTSRNTLAMICNSGEEPQVIEYLKTPPDRATLERLIAAMGITPRELLRRKGTPYDALGLDSASWTDAQLIEFMLQEPILINRPIVVTLLGTRLCRPSEAVLDLLPQPQQGAFTKEDGEAVIDEKGARIAKP
- the arsH gene encoding arsenical resistance protein ArsH; translated protein: MPSPELPNIDGSSFRRPDVARLLPAERATHPPRILLLYGSVRERSYSRLVTEEAARLLQAMGAEPRIFDPRGLPQPDGAPEDHPKVQELRELAQWSEGMVWCSPERHGAMTGIMKSQIDWIPLAVGSVRPTQGKTLAVMEVSGGSQSFNAVNQLRVLGRWMRMLTIPNQSSVAKAFAEFEEDGRMKPSPYYERVVDVMEELVKFTLLTRDCSGYLVDRYSERRESAEALSKRVNLRSI
- a CDS encoding MFS transporter, coding for MQGRTTTTVLLGVAQTLAWASSYYLPAILADAIARDVGTSSSAVFGAFSVALLMSAAIGPFAGRLIDRRGGRPVLIASNVVFAAGLAALSQAQQPLHVLAAWAVMGLAMGSGLYEAAFATAVRLHGQQARRTITGITLFAGFASTVGWPLTAWLESTMGWRGACLVWAGLHLVIGLPLNAMLPAAERAAHAPSDAIGKPEQQAALSPDKQRGAAVLLAFVFAVAWFTSTAMAAHLPKLLLGVGASLAAAVGIAALVGPAQVAGRLIEFAFLSRAHPLLSARLATLGHPLGALCIGLFGSSAAMAFALLHGLGNGILTIAIGTLPLLFFGAKGYGQRQGFLMVPARIVQAGAPFLFGLAVERLGVGALWISAVLGLVACLALTRLAIDLRR